The following is a genomic window from Cryptococcus depauperatus CBS 7841 chromosome 2, complete sequence.
tatatatatatgtttCCTTGAGTATTGTTTTTTAAAACACGCACTTCAGgctcttcctctgtcaGGCTTTCAACATGTGAGCGTGACCACTTGGCCGAAACTTGTACACGTCTCCGCATCGGCTTTGGCTGAGCGCTTGATGATGCCTTTTCTGTTGTAGAAATGTTTGGCTTGAAGGTACAGGAGCGCAGACTTGCAATCACACCCGGTAGTCCTCTAAACGATCAGGCCCTTCTGCTTGAAATAgccttccatcttgtctttaTAGTCGAGAAAGGGAGGTTGTTACTCTGTATGAGTGGTAGCCTGTGAAGAGGCACTCTTAGTTTGTAGATCctcagaggatgaaggaaagagCAGTTGTCTTTGTGTAGTCCAGTCGGACAGATCTTGAAGCTCCTTGGTCTCAATGTCTTCTGATTCCACTCCCAGCCCCGCTTTACTCTTGACACCTAGGTTAAGAGACTTGTGAGTGGTGTTTGCTGGACGATCCGACTCTTGGGATGGATTAATGACGAAATTAATCAAGGGCGTTGAAGCTGTCGAATGAGAGCGTGGACGTCATGTCAAATAGAGACTGGGTTGTAAGATTATCGAGTTGATAAGGATAGCTGAAAAGCTAGAGTAGCAATCGTGTGTACGTTCATGAGGTAGTATCGAGTTTTGATGATTGCTGTGAGCTCTATAGTAACTTGTTACCACTGCCAAACTCGTCGATATCTGCAATTatgttgagattgaaatgGCTTTCTCACTCTGAATATCGAGTATGCGCTGCATTATATTCTTGAGAATATGGATTCATGGTAGACTCCAAGAACTGTCAGCCACTTGAATTCCACTATTACCTCAATCGAAAACGAGATACGATGAAACGAGTGAGAATGTACTGCACAATTTAAAAACACTTCCTATTTTGTATACATGGCCTTCTCACTACTACTATAGCGCTCTAAACTTTATGCACATGTCTTTATTCAATTCGCAATAAATAGTTTACGAGCCGTTTTCCCAACTATTGATATTATCACAGCCGGTTTAGAGCTTTGGGGGAGGCGCCTGAAATTTGGCGCCCTATTATCGCGGCCTCAGCACCATCTTCGCTATCACACAATTATGGATGCTTACCTTCTCAATGCTGGGACCAAGTTCCTTGACGGCTGCTGCCAAAAGCTCCTTTTCGGCGTCATCAATTTGACCAATAGGAAgaatcttttcaattccACTAGGCTATTGAGACACAGGTTAATTATCTGAAAGCCACGACACGCTCTATACTCACGCCAAGCTCGATATTCACAGAAAAGTAATCCAGGTCACtgccaatctcttttttaaTGCCGTCGCCGCCGGCGTCGGCGCCAAGGTAGACATAAGACTGGACGACCTTGCCCTTCTTGCTGCCAAAGGCAGCTTGCAAGACAAAGTCGGCAAACTCAGCACCAGCTACAGTACTGTTAGGAATCACAAAAAAGTAAGTCAACGACGTGGCAACTCACCTTGGGCCATGGAAAGAGTAGCAGAACCAGCACCATCTACAAAAGTCAACACGAATTACGTGCACGTATAAAGCGACAAGCCAGGACACACCTTTGGCTTTGACAACCTCGTCACCACCGAACTGAATTCGATGAACCAGGGCGTCCCGTTTTTCTTTGTCGCTCAAGATCTCAGACTATAGATCATTTAGTCTGCTACCAGCATGACTTTGCGAAACTCACAATAGCAGGTTTGGCTTGAGAGAACAAAGGTATGATGGTGGCTCCAGAGTGACCACCGACCACAGGAACGGAAATCTTGGGTGCATCTGTAGGCTTGCCAAGGACCGTGGCAACAAAAGTGGAAGCTCGAACCACATCGAGGTGGCTGACACCGAAAAGCCTAAATGTCACTCATCAGCTCTGGTACTGTAGCTCAAAGTGGCATCATGCACTTTTTGGGGTTAAAGACGCcagccttcttcaaaatctcagCAAAAATAGGGACAGTAGAGTTGACGGGGTTGGAAATGACCAGGATGAATGCTTTGGGGCACGCATGTGCGATAGACTGGGCAAGTGTAGCGCAAATTCCAGCATTGATCTAGTTTGGCGTCAGACATAGTTACATATCAGGTGATGGATATCCCACGTTCTACTTCCAGTCAGCATTACATACCAAACAATCCTAATGCACTCACAAAAAGATCGTCACGGGTCATACCAGGCTTCCTAGGGACACCAGCTGGGATAACGACAATGTCGGCACCCTTCAAAGCCTTCTCAGCTCCATTGTCAGGTGGAAGAAAGCCTTCAACTTGAGCAGGAGTGTTGATGTGAGATAAATCAGTAGCGACCtacatcatcatcattaGCCCGGGCAACTGCGATGAATAAGGACCGAGGCCCTCTGGAGATGGACAACTATACGAAGGGGGTATATAAAGGGGACAACCACTCACACCAACAGCGTTGACAACGTCGTAGAGACTAAGTTCAGTGACGAGAGGGTTGAGCttcagcaaaagagaaaggggTTGACCGATACCGCCTGTATAGGTTCATACTGTCAACAACGGCGTTGACGCATGCACCAGAGCAGTGTTGCGCGTTGTGACGAAGATGAGTTTCTTACCAGCAGCACCACATACGACAGCCTTGACCATGATGCTTGTAATATGCTGTGGGGCATTAGTAAGAGTCAAGAAGCACGTAAACTCACTGTTTTTGaatcaaagaagatggaaatataaaatcaaaatagAGATAAGAATGAAATGGCTATTTTGTACCTATTCTGCGAATTATCTCGAATTATCCAAAAGTGAATGGAGGAATTGCATGGACTGGTCCGGCTAATTGGGGACATTTTCCGGGGCCCCTTAAAACAGTTTTATGTGAGGGGCACAATACAAAATCGTCATCTCTGACCTCGTAGCAACATTGGCAGAATTGATATGATAGCAATAAATACATCCCACATGGCTGAACGTTGGTATAACTCGAGTGGTTGTTTATGTCCAATGCATCTATGCATCTTTGCAATATTCAGGCGCTCTGATGGCCTAACTTCGAGTATTCTTCCTGAGCTCCATGAAATCAGGAGTCTCAAGGCCTCCGGGTACAGTAGATACCACAGAGTGGTAACCTGATGGTGTAGCCAGCCCTGAAGGTGTCTCCATGCCATCCGTGGGAACATGCATCGGTctgtcttcatcctcttcctcttccgcTTCTGCTTCcgattcttcttcctctgacTCTTCCTCAACTTGTTCAATTTCACCCCAGAGAGAGCGATCAATCTCATTTTGATTCTTGAGACAAGTCAGACAATTCAATTTGATAAATCAGAGTTGGATACTCACAGCTATCTCAGCTCCTTGCATTACGCCAAACACATCACCATATAAAGGCCGGTTGAAGTCATCCATAGGGGGTTTGCCCCAACCACCAGGGTGGAAACCCCATTGAGCTCTGAGATTATCGTCAATGTACTGCATCCattagaaagagaaatagaTGTACCCAGGAGGAATAGGAGCATTGAGGCCTTTGATACGAAGATTTGGATAACTTGGAGGGGGACCGAATCTTTGCATGGCTATGAGCCACGGAGGAGGTGCCAACGGCGGAATAGACAGTGCTTCAATAAGCTCTGTAGATAGCTCTCCAGGTTTCTTTGTCCTTAAATCTGTTTCCAGCTCCTTTCCTTCATAGTAACTAGATGAATTAATTAGTTGGAGAATTAGAGATCTGAAGCATAACCCACGCTTCGCCAAATTTACTCATGCTAGGCTTCTGTTGATATTTGAAGAATGCGTCGTGTAGTTTTTGATAATCAATATCAATTTTTCCCATCTTGGGTTGAAC
Proteins encoded in this region:
- a CDS encoding malate dehydrogenase, NAD-dependent, coding for MVKAVVCGAAGGIGQPLSLLLKLNPLVTELSLYDVVNAVGVATDLSHINTPAQVEGFLPPDNGAEKALKGADIVVIPAGVPRKPGMTRDDLFINAGICATLAQSIAHACPKAFILVISNPVNSTVPIFAEILKKAGVFNPKKLFGVSHLDVVRASTFVATVLGKPTDAPKISVPVVGGHSGATIIPLFSQAKPAISEILSDKEKRDALVHRIQFGGDEVVKAKDGAGSATLSMAQAGAEFADFVLQAAFGSKKGKVVQSYVYLGADAGGDGIKKEIGSDLDYFSVNIELGPSGIEKILPIGQIDDAEKELLAAAVKELGPSIEKGAKFQAPPPKL